A single Defluviitalea saccharophila DNA region contains:
- a CDS encoding acyl-CoA carboxylase subunit beta encodes MSTLSKVNELDARRSAIKMGGGEAEIKKLHSNGKLTARERIEKFLDESSFVEIGTFVTHRSTAFNMAEKNAPADGVVTGYGTVEGRLVYVYSQDSTVLGGSVGEMHAQKIISLYDQAMKMGAPIVAFLDSAGLRLQESVDGLNGYGNLFLKQSLASGVIPQISVILGDCVGGAGFVPGLSDFTFMVSKNARLFMNSPNTFEGAESKNATFDTIGNANVHSEKSGMVHFQYDKEEECIENVRKLIAYLPANNLEDAPIYEVSDDLNRVDSVLNSIVPDDLNESFDIKTVIRSLADDREFFEVQAKYAKNLVAGFIRLNGSSVGIVANQSQENEGLLDSKAAQKGSEFVQFCDAFNIPIVSITDVAGFKASVEEEQRGILKQSSKLVYAFANATVPKVNVIVRKAFGSAYIAMNSKHIGADIVFAWPTAQISVMNPEGAVNIMYADELKSSEDPSSLRAEKMEEFSAMQASPYTVAGRGYIDDIIEPAATRKRVIAALEMLYSKREQRPTKKHGTV; translated from the coding sequence ATGAGTACATTGTCTAAAGTAAATGAACTCGATGCGCGTCGTTCCGCAATAAAAATGGGCGGCGGTGAAGCAGAAATCAAGAAACTTCACAGTAATGGCAAATTGACTGCCAGAGAACGCATTGAAAAATTTCTTGATGAAAGCAGTTTTGTAGAAATTGGCACATTTGTTACACATCGTTCTACAGCCTTCAATATGGCAGAAAAAAATGCCCCTGCTGATGGTGTTGTTACAGGGTATGGTACTGTCGAAGGCCGTTTGGTATATGTATACAGCCAGGATTCTACCGTTTTAGGAGGATCTGTGGGAGAAATGCATGCCCAAAAAATTATATCTCTTTACGATCAAGCAATGAAGATGGGAGCTCCAATCGTTGCATTTTTAGATTCAGCTGGCTTAAGACTCCAAGAAAGTGTTGATGGTTTAAATGGATATGGAAACCTATTTTTGAAGCAGTCTCTTGCATCCGGAGTAATACCTCAAATCTCTGTTATATTAGGAGATTGCGTAGGTGGCGCTGGCTTCGTACCAGGACTTTCAGATTTTACATTTATGGTTTCTAAAAATGCAAGATTGTTTATGAATAGTCCGAATACATTTGAGGGTGCAGAAAGCAAAAATGCAACATTTGATACTATAGGAAATGCCAATGTACATAGCGAAAAAAGCGGAATGGTACATTTCCAATATGATAAAGAAGAAGAATGTATTGAAAACGTAAGGAAATTAATTGCTTATCTTCCCGCAAATAATTTGGAAGATGCACCGATTTATGAGGTTAGTGATGATTTAAATCGTGTGGATTCTGTATTAAACTCGATAGTGCCAGATGATTTGAATGAATCCTTTGATATCAAGACAGTTATAAGATCTCTTGCAGATGATAGAGAGTTTTTTGAAGTACAAGCTAAATATGCTAAAAATCTTGTGGCTGGTTTTATCCGTCTTAATGGAAGCAGTGTTGGAATAGTGGCTAATCAATCTCAAGAAAATGAGGGATTACTAGATAGCAAAGCTGCTCAAAAAGGTTCAGAATTCGTACAGTTCTGTGATGCTTTCAATATTCCTATCGTTTCAATTACGGATGTAGCAGGCTTTAAAGCTTCTGTTGAAGAAGAACAAAGAGGCATATTAAAACAAAGCAGTAAACTGGTATATGCTTTTGCAAATGCTACAGTACCAAAAGTAAATGTTATCGTTAGAAAAGCTTTTGGAAGTGCATATATTGCTATGAACAGCAAACATATAGGCGCAGATATTGTTTTTGCTTGGCCAACTGCTCAAATTTCTGTAATGAATCCAGAAGGTGCAGTAAATATTATGTATGCAGATGAATTAAAATCATCAGAAGATCCAAGCAGTTTAAGAGCAGAGAAAATGGAAGAATTTTCTGCTATGCAAGCAAGTCCTTATACAGTTGCTGGAAGAGGATATATAGATGATATTATTGAGCCGGCAGCTACAAGGAAACGAGTAATTGCAGCTTTAGAAATGCTTTATAGTAAAAGAGAACAAAGACCTACTAAAAAGCATGGCACGGTTTAA
- the speE gene encoding polyamine aminopropyltransferase, whose amino-acid sequence MELWFTEKQTENFGITAKVNKSLHTEKTDFQQLDMIQTKEFGNMLVLDGMVMTTEKDEFVYHEMVTHPVLFTHPNPKHVLVVGGGDGGAIREVLKHPQVEKVVLVEIDGKVIEYSKKYLPSIAGKLDDARVEVLVDDGFMHIHKNKNQYDVIMVDSTEPVGPAAPLFERGFYQGIYESLKEDGLFVAQTDNPWFKSELIKKVFKDVREIFPITKLYTCNIPTYPSGMWTFTIGSKKYDPEAVDISTIPEIDTKYYTPKIHKACFVLPRFVELLTK is encoded by the coding sequence ATGGAACTTTGGTTTACAGAAAAGCAAACTGAAAATTTTGGAATTACTGCGAAAGTGAATAAATCACTTCACACAGAGAAAACAGATTTTCAACAGTTGGATATGATACAAACTAAGGAATTCGGTAACATGCTTGTATTAGATGGAATGGTTATGACTACCGAAAAAGATGAATTTGTTTATCATGAAATGGTAACCCATCCGGTGCTTTTTACCCATCCTAATCCGAAACATGTTTTGGTTGTAGGAGGAGGAGACGGGGGAGCCATAAGAGAAGTTCTGAAACATCCTCAAGTAGAAAAAGTAGTTTTAGTTGAAATAGATGGAAAAGTAATAGAGTACTCTAAAAAATATCTTCCCAGTATAGCAGGCAAATTAGATGATGCCAGAGTAGAAGTATTAGTTGATGACGGGTTTATGCACATACATAAAAATAAAAATCAATACGATGTGATTATGGTGGATTCTACTGAACCCGTAGGTCCAGCTGCTCCGCTGTTTGAAAGAGGCTTTTATCAAGGGATTTATGAATCTTTAAAAGAAGATGGTCTTTTTGTTGCTCAAACCGATAATCCGTGGTTTAAATCGGAGCTGATTAAAAAAGTTTTTAAGGATGTCAGAGAGATCTTTCCTATTACAAAACTTTATACCTGTAATATTCCTACCTATCCCAGCGGAATGTGGACATTTACGATAGGTTCTAAAAAATATGATCCGGAAGCAGTTGATATTAGTACAATACCTGAAATTGATACCAAATATTATACACCGAAGATTCACAAGGCATGCTTTGTATTGCCGAGATTCGTAGAATTATTAACTAAGTAG
- a CDS encoding pseudouridine synthase encodes MNVEKEKPVEVRLQKFLADTGIASRRKAEEYILQGKVKVNGQVVTNLGTKINPDKDVILYNEKKVEIKEKKVYLLLNKPENYVTTVNDQFNRPTVIDLLHSVKERVYPVGRLDYNTSGLLLLTNDGELTYKITHPKHHIDKVYLATVKGVPGEASLNKLRRGVVIDDYKTAPAKVKMIRTSSNSATLQITIHEGRNRQVRKMCEAIGHPVINLKRIAIGEILLGDLPVGKFRSLTQKEIDYLKNL; translated from the coding sequence ATGAATGTAGAAAAGGAAAAGCCAGTGGAGGTTAGACTTCAAAAGTTTTTGGCGGATACCGGAATTGCATCAAGAAGAAAAGCAGAAGAATATATACTACAAGGCAAGGTAAAAGTAAATGGTCAGGTTGTTACAAATTTAGGAACTAAGATTAATCCTGATAAGGATGTTATTCTATATAATGAAAAGAAAGTTGAGATTAAAGAAAAGAAGGTATATCTTCTGTTGAACAAACCTGAAAATTATGTTACAACTGTAAATGACCAGTTTAATAGACCAACAGTAATTGACTTACTCCACTCTGTGAAGGAGAGAGTATATCCAGTTGGCAGACTGGACTATAACACATCAGGTCTTCTATTGCTTACAAATGATGGAGAATTAACATATAAAATTACCCATCCGAAGCACCATATAGATAAAGTATACCTTGCAACCGTTAAGGGGGTTCCTGGTGAAGCGTCATTAAATAAGCTAAGACGAGGAGTTGTAATAGATGATTATAAAACAGCTCCTGCAAAGGTTAAGATGATTCGTACATCTTCAAATAGTGCCACACTTCAAATTACCATTCATGAAGGCAGAAACAGGCAGGTTAGAAAGATGTGCGAGGCAATTGGGCATCCTGTCATAAATTTAAAAAGGATTGCCATCGGAGAGATTTTATTAGGAGATCTTCCTGTAGGGAAATTTAGAAGCCTGACTCAAAAAGAAATTGACTACTTAAAAAACTTATAA
- a CDS encoding OadG family protein, whose translation MEQFIHGLMVTVIGMGVTFMALIALSYILDVFRILAEGPSSKKPEEPKLEEIVVQEEIHEEMVTEQDDLELIAVITAAIAASLETSTDQLRVRSFRRINSNTSAWNKAGRMSQVQNTF comes from the coding sequence ATGGAACAATTTATTCATGGTTTAATGGTAACCGTCATTGGTATGGGAGTTACATTTATGGCTTTGATTGCTTTATCCTATATCCTTGATGTTTTTCGTATTCTTGCAGAAGGTCCTTCCAGTAAAAAGCCAGAAGAGCCAAAGCTTGAAGAAATTGTTGTTCAGGAAGAAATACATGAAGAAATGGTAACTGAGCAAGATGATTTAGAATTGATTGCTGTAATCACAGCAGCAATTGCAGCTAGTTTAGAAACTTCAACAGATCAACTAAGAGTTCGTTCTTTCAGAAGAATTAATTCCAATACTTCGGCATGGAATAAAGCAGGCCGAATGAGTCAAGTTCAAAACACATTTTAA
- a CDS encoding class I SAM-dependent methyltransferase translates to MFLNTKLTDMIHEILIPIIKPGDTIVDATVGNGFDSLFLAKAVGPLGKVIGFDIQEQAIDHARQRLESEGLIDRVNLIHDSHSNIDKYISHPIGGAMFNLGYLPGGNEGIITQAKSTLEALEKISCLLSRGGFITIISYWGHSGGSEEKEAVEQFLSELDNKTFITAKFNFLNRSGSPPIVYLVQKL, encoded by the coding sequence TTGTTTTTAAATACCAAGTTGACAGATATGATCCATGAAATACTAATACCAATCATTAAACCGGGAGACACTATAGTGGATGCAACGGTTGGCAACGGTTTTGATTCTTTGTTTTTGGCAAAAGCTGTAGGGCCACTGGGCAAAGTTATAGGTTTTGACATTCAAGAGCAAGCGATAGATCATGCAAGGCAAAGACTGGAGAGTGAAGGATTAATAGATAGAGTCAATCTTATTCATGATTCTCACAGCAATATAGATAAGTATATATCTCATCCTATTGGCGGAGCCATGTTTAATTTAGGCTATTTACCTGGTGGGAACGAAGGAATTATCACTCAGGCTAAATCGACTTTGGAAGCATTAGAAAAGATTTCTTGTTTATTATCCCGGGGAGGATTTATCACTATTATAAGTTATTGGGGACATTCCGGCGGAAGCGAAGAAAAAGAAGCTGTAGAGCAATTCTTAAGTGAACTGGACAATAAAACATTTATTACTGCAAAGTTTAATTTTTTAAACCGTTCTGGAAGTCCGCCGATTGTTTATTTAGTTCAAAAGTTATAA
- a CDS encoding biotin/lipoyl-containing protein — protein MRKFQVTVNGNTYEVEVEELQGGQAAAPVAAPVTAAPAPSAPAAPKAAPQKAATPAPAAVPAGATKVTSPMPGTILEIKVNIGDSVKLGDTIAILEAMKMENEIVATADGKIASINTSKGASVNTGDLIATIG, from the coding sequence ATGAGAAAATTTCAAGTTACAGTAAATGGAAATACATATGAAGTGGAAGTTGAAGAATTACAAGGAGGCCAAGCAGCAGCTCCAGTGGCAGCACCTGTAACTGCAGCTCCCGCTCCATCAGCACCAGCAGCTCCAAAAGCAGCTCCACAAAAGGCAGCGACACCAGCACCAGCAGCAGTACCAGCAGGAGCAACAAAAGTAACCTCCCCAATGCCTGGAACTATCTTGGAAATTAAAGTTAATATTGGTGACAGCGTAAAATTAGGAGATACAATTGCTATTTTGGAAGCAATGAAAATGGAAAATGAAATTGTTGCAACCGCTGACGGTAAAATAGCTTCTATCAATACATCCAAAGGAGCGTCTGTAAATACAGGAGACTTAATCGCAACCATCGGCTAA
- the speB gene encoding agmatinase: protein MDILKTKQTLFPHFMGSTEKYEEADIILFGVPMDFTTSFRPGTRQGPMKIREVSIGIEEYSFYQNKSLEDISYYDGGDLDLPFGNVDKCLSLISQATREVLDDNKFPIVLGGEHLISLPVIEEVYNKYKEDLVLIHIDAHADLREDYIGENRSHATVIRRCCDFINPKNIYQFGIRSGTKEEFEFAKKNLNFYPFEVLEPLKKCLPELKGRPVHVTLDIDVLDPAYACATGTPEAGGISSKEMIESILLFKSLNIVGFDLVEVSPVYDVADRTSLLAAKLIREMMLAVSK, encoded by the coding sequence ATGGATATATTAAAGACTAAACAGACACTTTTTCCCCATTTTATGGGTTCAACAGAAAAATATGAAGAAGCAGATATCATTTTATTCGGTGTACCGATGGATTTTACAACCAGTTTTAGACCGGGGACAAGACAAGGCCCTATGAAAATTCGAGAGGTATCCATAGGCATAGAAGAGTACAGCTTTTATCAAAATAAAAGTCTGGAAGACATTTCTTATTACGATGGAGGGGACTTGGACCTTCCATTTGGAAATGTCGATAAATGTTTGTCACTTATTTCACAAGCAACCAGGGAAGTTTTAGATGATAATAAATTTCCGATCGTGCTAGGGGGAGAGCATTTAATAAGCCTTCCGGTAATCGAAGAAGTTTACAATAAATATAAAGAGGATTTGGTATTAATTCATATTGATGCCCATGCGGATCTTAGAGAAGACTATATTGGTGAAAATCGATCCCATGCAACGGTTATCAGGCGCTGCTGTGATTTTATAAACCCTAAAAATATATATCAATTCGGTATTCGTTCCGGAACGAAAGAAGAATTTGAATTTGCTAAGAAGAATTTGAATTTCTATCCATTTGAGGTACTAGAACCCCTTAAAAAATGTCTTCCGGAATTGAAGGGAAGACCTGTTCATGTTACCCTGGATATCGACGTGTTGGACCCAGCCTATGCCTGTGCTACCGGAACCCCTGAAGCTGGCGGCATATCATCAAAGGAAATGATTGAAAGTATCTTGCTTTTTAAATCTCTCAACATCGTAGGATTTGATTTGGTTGAAGTTTCCCCGGTATACGATGTTGCGGATCGCACTTCTCTATTAGCAGCTAAACTTATTAGAGAGATGATGCTTGCAGTCTCAAAGTAG
- a CDS encoding sodium ion-translocating decarboxylase subunit beta, producing MNFVNMIIETLGDLYSTSGFAGLTISHVIMIGISLILMYLAIKKEYEPLLLLPISFGMLLTNLPLAGMMAGPANGEVGGILYYLYQGVKLGIFPPLIFLGVGAMTDFGPLIANPRSILLGAAAQFGIFFAFLGALLLKYIIPVINFTGAEAASIGIIGGADGPTAIYLTSRLAPHLLGPIAVAAYSYMALVPIIQPPIMRALTTEKERKVKMEQLRPVSQNEKIIFPIIVTILVSLLLPSAAPLVGMLMFGNLLRESGVVGKLVDTASNALMYIVTIFLGTTVGATASAENFLNPKTLGIIALGLVAFSIGTAAGVLFGKLMYKLSGGKVNPLIGAAGVSAVPMAARVVQKVGKEENPTNFLLMHAMGPNVAGVIGSAVAAGVLLSIFG from the coding sequence ATGAACTTTGTAAACATGATCATAGAAACACTAGGAGATTTGTATTCTACTTCTGGCTTTGCTGGCTTAACTATAAGTCATGTTATCATGATAGGCATTTCATTGATTTTAATGTATCTTGCAATTAAAAAAGAGTATGAACCGTTATTATTATTACCTATTTCTTTTGGAATGTTACTAACCAATTTACCTCTTGCAGGAATGATGGCAGGCCCTGCCAATGGTGAAGTAGGTGGAATTCTTTATTATTTATATCAAGGCGTTAAATTAGGTATTTTCCCACCCCTTATTTTCTTGGGAGTAGGAGCAATGACTGATTTTGGTCCACTGATTGCCAATCCAAGAAGTATTTTATTAGGGGCAGCAGCTCAATTTGGTATTTTCTTTGCATTCTTAGGAGCTTTGCTTCTAAAATACATCATACCGGTAATTAATTTCACCGGTGCTGAAGCAGCAAGTATTGGTATTATCGGAGGAGCAGACGGTCCTACAGCTATCTATTTAACATCCAGATTGGCGCCTCATTTGTTAGGCCCTATTGCCGTAGCTGCATATTCATACATGGCATTGGTACCTATCATTCAGCCACCAATTATGAGAGCTTTAACGACTGAAAAAGAAAGAAAAGTAAAAATGGAACAGTTAAGACCTGTTTCTCAAAATGAAAAAATCATATTTCCAATCATCGTTACAATATTAGTTTCTCTCTTACTTCCATCTGCAGCACCTTTGGTAGGAATGCTTATGTTTGGTAATTTATTGAGAGAAAGTGGTGTTGTAGGAAAATTAGTTGACACTGCATCCAATGCATTAATGTATATCGTAACAATTTTCTTAGGTACTACAGTTGGAGCAACAGCCAGTGCAGAGAACTTTTTGAATCCGAAAACCTTAGGGATTATAGCCCTTGGATTGGTAGCGTTTTCAATTGGAACAGCTGCCGGTGTGCTTTTTGGAAAACTTATGTATAAGTTGTCGGGAGGAAAGGTTAATCCTCTGATTGGTGCAGCGGGAGTGTCTGCAGTGCCTATGGCAGCCCGTGTTGTACAAAAAGTTGGTAAAGAAGAAAATCCAACAAACTTCTTACTGATGCATGCAATGGGGCCGAATGTTGCAGGAGTTATTGGTTCGGCAGTTGCAGCAGGAGTATTATTATCAATATTCGGTTAA